A DNA window from Comamonas fluminis contains the following coding sequences:
- the ppc gene encoding phosphoenolpyruvate carboxylase yields the protein MDKSKDKDLPLIEDIRLLGRMLGDVIREQEGEPAFALVEQVRQLSVAFRRDADEAADKALKKLLKGLSSDQTVSVIRAFTYFSHLANLAEDRHHIRRRAVHERAGNTQEGSIEVALARLRWAGISSGSVAQMLVKSFISPVLTAHPTEVQRQSILMAERRIAQLLAERDDIEMRAQLYNSAKDALTPRELARVDAQLRACVAQLWQTRLLRHSKLTVADEIENALSYYEATFLHEIPKIYTQLEQELGQKLPAHNFLRMGQWIGGDRDGNPFVTAESLELALSRQADVALRHYLREVHWLGGELSLSGNLVEVTPEMRALADASPDANVHRSDEPYRRALTGIYARLAATLKQLTGGDAARHAVAPQNAYATAHEFLADLQIIDDSLSAYHGDMLAPQRLHPLMRAVQVFGFHLATVDLRQSSDKHEAVVQELLSVARLEPAYSALQEDAKCALLVRLLEDARPLRVIGAEYSDHARSELSIFETAHRLRQLQGGEAIRHCIISHTETVSDLLEVLLLQKEVGLMRGTLQDGAVCDLIVVPLFETIEDLRNAEPIMRRYYQLPGIAEMVKKSGGEQDIMLGYSDSNKDGGIFTSNWELYRAEIALVDLFDDLADHHGIQLRMFHGRGGTVGRGGGPSYQAILAQPPGTVRGQIRLTEQGEVIASKYANPEIGRRNLETLVAATLEATLLQPTKPATPAFLDAAAFLSEASMGAYRALVYETPGFTSYFFSSTPIREITELNIGSRPASRKATQAIEDLRAIPWGFSWGQCRLTLPGWYGFGAAVQAFINRPGKDAKAQLALLQKMYRQWPFFKTLLSNMDMVLAKSDLNLASRYSELVTDTRLRRRIFGAIEAEWQSTVEALNQITGDKQRLEHNSALARSIRHRFPYIDPLHHLQVELVRRWRAGQTDDRVKNGIHLSINGIAAGVRNTG from the coding sequence ATGGACAAGTCCAAAGACAAGGATTTGCCGCTGATTGAGGACATTCGACTGCTGGGGCGCATGCTGGGCGATGTCATCCGCGAGCAAGAAGGTGAGCCCGCCTTTGCACTGGTCGAGCAGGTGCGCCAGCTTTCCGTGGCGTTTCGCCGCGATGCCGATGAAGCGGCTGACAAAGCGCTCAAGAAGCTGCTCAAGGGCCTGTCCAGCGATCAGACCGTGAGCGTGATTCGCGCCTTCACCTATTTCTCGCATCTGGCCAATCTGGCCGAAGATCGCCACCACATTCGCCGCCGCGCTGTGCACGAGCGTGCAGGCAATACGCAGGAAGGCAGCATTGAAGTGGCGCTGGCGCGGCTGCGCTGGGCGGGCATTTCTTCAGGCTCGGTGGCGCAGATGCTGGTCAAGAGCTTTATTTCCCCCGTGCTGACGGCTCACCCCACCGAGGTGCAGCGCCAGAGCATTCTGATGGCCGAGCGCCGCATTGCCCAGTTGCTGGCCGAGCGCGATGACATTGAAATGCGCGCCCAGCTCTACAACAGCGCCAAGGATGCGCTGACCCCGCGTGAGCTGGCCCGTGTGGATGCGCAGTTGCGCGCCTGTGTGGCCCAGCTGTGGCAGACGCGGCTGCTGCGCCACTCCAAGCTGACGGTGGCCGACGAGATTGAAAACGCGCTGTCGTACTACGAAGCCACGTTTTTGCACGAGATTCCCAAGATCTACACCCAGCTGGAGCAGGAACTGGGCCAGAAGCTGCCTGCCCACAACTTTTTGCGCATGGGCCAGTGGATTGGCGGCGACCGCGACGGCAACCCGTTTGTGACGGCCGAGAGCCTGGAGCTGGCGCTGTCCCGTCAGGCCGATGTGGCCTTGCGCCACTATCTGCGCGAAGTGCATTGGCTGGGCGGTGAGCTGTCGCTGTCCGGCAACCTGGTGGAAGTCACCCCCGAGATGCGGGCGCTGGCCGATGCATCGCCCGACGCCAATGTGCACCGCAGCGACGAGCCCTACCGCCGGGCGCTGACGGGCATTTATGCACGGCTTGCAGCCACGCTCAAGCAACTGACGGGCGGCGATGCGGCGCGCCATGCGGTTGCGCCGCAGAACGCCTATGCCACTGCCCACGAGTTTCTGGCGGATCTGCAGATCATTGATGATTCGCTGTCGGCCTATCACGGCGACATGCTGGCACCGCAGCGCCTGCACCCGCTGATGCGTGCGGTGCAGGTGTTTGGCTTTCATCTGGCTACGGTGGACTTGCGCCAAAGCTCTGACAAACACGAGGCCGTGGTGCAGGAGCTGCTGTCCGTGGCGCGGCTGGAGCCTGCTTACAGCGCGCTGCAGGAGGACGCCAAATGTGCACTGCTGGTGCGCTTGCTGGAAGATGCGCGCCCGCTGCGCGTGATTGGCGCTGAATACTCCGACCATGCGCGCAGCGAACTGAGCATTTTCGAGACCGCCCACCGCCTGCGCCAGTTGCAGGGCGGCGAAGCCATTCGCCACTGCATCATCAGCCACACCGAAACGGTGAGCGATTTGCTGGAAGTGCTGCTGCTGCAAAAAGAAGTGGGCCTGATGCGCGGCACGCTGCAGGACGGGGCGGTTTGCGACCTGATCGTGGTGCCCCTGTTTGAAACCATTGAAGACCTGCGCAATGCCGAGCCCATCATGCGCCGCTACTACCAACTGCCCGGCATTGCCGAGATGGTCAAGAAAAGCGGTGGCGAGCAGGACATCATGCTGGGCTATAGCGACAGCAACAAAGATGGTGGCATCTTCACCAGCAACTGGGAGCTGTACCGCGCCGAGATCGCGCTGGTTGACCTGTTTGACGACCTGGCCGATCACCACGGTATTCAGCTGCGCATGTTCCACGGCCGCGGCGGCACGGTGGGTCGTGGCGGTGGCCCCAGCTATCAGGCCATTCTGGCGCAGCCGCCCGGCACGGTGCGCGGCCAGATTCGCCTGACCGAGCAGGGCGAAGTCATTGCCTCCAAATACGCCAACCCCGAAATTGGCCGCCGCAATCTGGAAACACTGGTCGCCGCCACACTGGAAGCTACCTTGCTGCAGCCTACCAAGCCCGCAACGCCAGCTTTTCTGGATGCGGCGGCGTTCCTGTCTGAAGCCAGCATGGGGGCCTATCGTGCACTGGTCTATGAAACACCGGGCTTTACCAGCTACTTCTTCAGCAGCACGCCGATTCGCGAGATCACCGAGCTGAACATCGGCTCACGCCCCGCATCGCGCAAGGCCACCCAGGCCATTGAAGACCTGCGCGCCATTCCCTGGGGCTTTAGCTGGGGACAGTGCCGTTTGACGCTGCCAGGCTGGTACGGCTTTGGCGCGGCGGTGCAGGCCTTTATCAACCGCCCGGGCAAGGACGCCAAGGCCCAGCTGGCGCTGTTGCAGAAGATGTACCGCCAGTGGCCGTTCTTCAAAACGCTGCTGTCGAATATGGACATGGTGCTGGCCAAGAGCGATCTGAACCTGGCGTCGCGCTACAGCGAACTGGTGACCGACACACGGCTGCGCCGCCGCATCTTTGGCGCCATTGAGGCGGAATGGCAAAGCACGGTGGAAGCGCTCAATCAGATCACCGGAGACAAGCAGCGCCTGGAACACAACTCCGCACTGGCGCGTTCCATCCGTCACCGCTTTCCCTATATTGACCCGCTGCATCACCTGCAGGTCGAACTGGTACGCCGCTGGCGTGCGGGTCAGACCGATGACCGGGTGAAGAACGGTATTCATCTGTCGATTAACGGGATTGCTGCGGGGGTGCGCAATACGGGTTGA
- the hemC gene encoding hydroxymethylbilane synthase: MKFSASSPTTIVIATRESQLALWQAEHVQTILRGHGHPVELLGMTTKGDQILDRALSKVGGKGLFVKELEVALEEGRADLAVHSLKDVPMELPEGFVLACVMTREDPRDAFVSNKYASLDELPQGAVVGTSSLRRQALLQALRPDLKIEPLRGNVNTRLRKLDEGQYDAIVLAAAGLMRLEMSERIRAKFDPAHMLPAAGQGALGIEVRADRQDIIDALAPLAHMPTWLTVTAERAVSRCMGGSCSMPLAAFGRFEGDTLHMDAAWGDIEGQKPLVRVQASATVTDFASANALGESLAAQLQAAGAVPAPKQA; this comes from the coding sequence ATGAAATTTTCTGCATCCTCCCCCACAACAATTGTCATTGCGACTCGTGAAAGTCAGCTGGCGTTGTGGCAGGCTGAGCACGTGCAGACCATCCTGCGTGGTCACGGTCACCCGGTTGAACTGCTGGGCATGACGACCAAGGGCGACCAGATTCTGGACCGCGCCCTGTCCAAGGTGGGCGGCAAGGGCCTGTTCGTCAAGGAACTGGAAGTCGCCCTGGAAGAAGGCCGCGCCGATCTGGCCGTGCACTCCTTGAAGGACGTGCCCATGGAGCTGCCCGAAGGCTTTGTGCTGGCCTGCGTGATGACCCGCGAAGACCCTCGCGACGCTTTTGTCTCTAATAAGTACGCAAGTCTGGACGAGCTGCCACAGGGCGCCGTGGTCGGCACCTCCAGCCTGCGCCGCCAGGCCCTGCTGCAGGCGCTGCGCCCCGACCTCAAGATTGAGCCCCTGCGCGGCAACGTCAACACCCGCTTGCGCAAGCTGGACGAAGGCCAGTACGACGCCATTGTGCTGGCCGCTGCCGGCCTGATGCGCCTTGAGATGAGCGAGCGCATTCGCGCCAAGTTCGACCCCGCCCACATGCTGCCCGCCGCAGGCCAGGGTGCACTGGGCATTGAGGTGCGCGCCGACCGTCAGGACATCATTGATGCACTGGCGCCGCTGGCCCACATGCCCACCTGGCTGACCGTAACGGCCGAGCGCGCTGTCAGCCGCTGCATGGGCGGCAGCTGCTCCATGCCACTGGCTGCCTTTGGCCGCTTTGAGGGCGACACCCTGCACATGGACGCCGCCTGGGGCGATATCGAAGGTCAAAAGCCTCTGGTGCGTGTGCAAGCCAGTGCCACCGTGACCGACTTCGCCTCGGCCAATGCGCTGGGCGAGAGCCTGGCCGCACAGCTGCAGGCCGCAGGCGCTGTTCCAGCACCCAAGCAAGCCTGA
- a CDS encoding uroporphyrinogen-III synthase: MRARILVTRPQHDAQPWVSALQSRGWEAHALPLMGIGPCSGEAAQQALAQAQAAALTPGHYRAVMFVSGNAVQYFFASNDAQALNHQALLAPDTRAWTPGPGTAHALLTAGIAASQIDGPAPDAAQFESETLWQCVHGQIRAGDRVLIVRGDSPAPESTAPSTQGAGREWLAAQLREAGAQVELLAVYQRLLPQWSAEQLELARNAASDGSLWLFSSSEAVANLQQILPEQSWQQALALTTHARIAAKAQAAGFGKVVQSRPTQDEVFASIESAL; encoded by the coding sequence ATGCGCGCGCGCATTCTGGTCACCCGCCCGCAGCATGATGCCCAGCCCTGGGTCAGCGCCCTGCAGTCGCGCGGCTGGGAAGCCCATGCCCTGCCGCTGATGGGCATAGGCCCGTGCAGTGGCGAAGCGGCCCAGCAGGCACTGGCACAGGCCCAGGCTGCAGCGCTGACTCCCGGCCACTACCGTGCCGTGATGTTTGTCAGCGGTAATGCGGTGCAGTATTTTTTTGCATCAAATGATGCTCAAGCCCTTAACCATCAAGCGCTGCTAGCTCCTGATACCAGAGCATGGACACCCGGCCCGGGTACGGCCCACGCATTGCTGACAGCAGGCATTGCCGCCAGCCAGATCGACGGCCCCGCACCGGACGCCGCCCAGTTCGAATCCGAAACCCTGTGGCAGTGCGTGCACGGCCAGATTCGAGCCGGCGACCGCGTACTCATCGTGCGAGGCGACAGCCCTGCCCCTGAAAGCACCGCGCCATCGACCCAGGGCGCAGGCCGGGAGTGGCTGGCCGCACAGCTGCGCGAGGCTGGAGCGCAGGTGGAACTGCTGGCTGTCTATCAGCGCTTGCTGCCCCAGTGGAGTGCCGAACAACTGGAACTGGCACGCAACGCAGCCTCTGATGGCAGCCTGTGGTTGTTCAGCAGCTCCGAAGCTGTTGCCAACCTGCAACAGATACTGCCAGAGCAAAGCTGGCAGCAGGCGTTGGCGCTTACCACCCATGCCCGTATTGCCGCAAAAGCCCAGGCAGCGGGCTTTGGCAAGGTTGTGCAAAGCCGCCCAACGCAGGATGAGGTGTTCGCGTCGATAGAATCAGCTCTATGA
- a CDS encoding uroporphyrinogen-III C-methyltransferase, giving the protein MSSDAIPTPETSAKDLPSQPPTSAAASQGAPMPLVLTLGAVAVAALVGCGMLWQRVGNMQEQLARQSAQSGAQSVEARTLAKDAQDLARDSAARVSVMEARVGELNLQRSQLEELMQSMSRTRDENLVADIESAVRMAQQQAELSGSLQPLVATLKSAQKRVESAAQPRLAPVIRAMELDLEKLSRMSVTDTTGVLTRIEDLARQVDELPLTNDVGRYRSRTSDQPPSAPEHAAADSNLTLTQWAWWQGQGVRLWESFRDGASDLVRVRRIDHPDAALLAPEQGYFLRENLKLKLLNARLGLLSRQPESARMDLNSAGIMLSKYFDTRARRTQIAQAQLQQIQSNLHTSTDRVRLDDTLTALATAAAGR; this is encoded by the coding sequence ATGAGCTCTGACGCCATCCCCACCCCTGAAACCTCAGCCAAAGACCTCCCCTCCCAGCCTCCGACATCCGCCGCCGCAAGCCAGGGCGCGCCCATGCCGCTGGTGCTGACGCTGGGGGCCGTGGCCGTTGCGGCCTTGGTCGGCTGCGGCATGCTGTGGCAGCGCGTGGGCAATATGCAGGAGCAACTGGCCCGCCAGTCCGCCCAGTCTGGTGCGCAATCTGTGGAAGCCCGCACCTTGGCCAAGGATGCCCAGGATCTGGCCCGCGACAGCGCAGCCCGCGTCTCGGTCATGGAAGCCCGGGTGGGCGAGCTGAACCTGCAGCGCAGCCAGCTGGAAGAGCTGATGCAGAGCATGTCACGCACCCGTGACGAGAATCTCGTGGCCGATATTGAATCGGCCGTGCGCATGGCGCAGCAGCAGGCCGAGCTGTCAGGCAGCCTGCAGCCCCTGGTGGCCACCCTCAAATCCGCGCAGAAGCGTGTGGAAAGTGCCGCCCAACCCCGTCTGGCTCCGGTGATTCGCGCCATGGAGCTGGATCTGGAAAAACTCTCACGCATGAGCGTGACAGACACCACGGGCGTGCTGACGCGTATCGAAGATCTGGCGCGCCAGGTTGATGAACTACCCTTGACCAATGATGTGGGCCGCTACCGCAGCCGCACATCCGATCAGCCCCCCAGCGCCCCGGAACACGCTGCAGCCGACAGCAATCTGACCCTGACCCAGTGGGCCTGGTGGCAAGGCCAGGGCGTACGCCTGTGGGAGTCCTTCCGCGACGGCGCCTCAGACCTGGTGCGGGTGCGCCGCATCGATCACCCGGATGCCGCGCTGCTGGCGCCTGAGCAAGGCTATTTTCTGCGCGAGAACCTCAAACTCAAGCTGCTCAATGCACGCCTTGGCTTGCTGTCGCGCCAGCCCGAATCGGCACGCATGGACCTGAACTCTGCCGGCATCATGCTGAGCAAGTATTTCGACACCCGCGCGCGCCGCACCCAGATCGCACAGGCACAGCTGCAGCAGATTCAAAGCAATCTGCACACCTCAACGGACCGCGTGCGGCTTGATGACACACTGACCGCGCTGGCAACCGCCGCGGCAGGCCGCTAA
- a CDS encoding heme biosynthesis protein HemY, whose product MRAALWLMGLFAVAVATALFAGNNQSTVTWFWSPYRVDMSLNLAIVLIFLGFVLLYAALRALAGLLQMPHQARRWRMQQKERSMNQSLLESLSHLQAGRFLRARKAAMTALSTEQSLRETDAAIPYGDRLSATAHLLAADASHALQDAALRDKHWQQALALLPEPGATQDQEIREGAQMRSARWALDDRDAGESMQRLADLPQGASRRTIALRIKLKAARLAGNTQVALDTARLLAKHRAFSPAASASVVRGLLLASIRDARDTSSLQQFWLSLDEEERAMPEVAIPATERLIALGGEAIQARAWLLPVWEHLLPHASPRTEAHLPQLVQVLQSCLSKLDAAWLARFETAANANPREPRLQYLAGVACVQRQLWGKAQQMLTRAAPLLQEPELRTRAWQRLALMAEHRGDMEASAIAWKLAAQAVAVLPENPALDE is encoded by the coding sequence ATGCGTGCTGCCTTATGGCTGATGGGTTTGTTTGCCGTAGCCGTGGCCACGGCCTTGTTTGCAGGCAATAACCAAAGCACTGTGACCTGGTTCTGGTCGCCCTACCGGGTGGACATGTCGCTGAATCTGGCCATCGTGCTGATTTTTCTGGGCTTTGTGCTGCTCTACGCGGCCTTGCGCGCTCTGGCGGGCTTGCTGCAGATGCCGCACCAGGCCCGTCGCTGGCGCATGCAGCAAAAAGAACGCAGCATGAACCAGAGCCTGCTGGAGTCGCTGTCCCACCTGCAGGCTGGTCGTTTTCTGCGTGCCCGCAAAGCCGCGATGACCGCGCTCTCGACCGAGCAATCGCTGCGCGAAACCGATGCCGCCATTCCCTATGGCGACCGCCTGAGCGCCACGGCCCACTTGCTGGCCGCTGACGCATCCCATGCTCTGCAGGATGCCGCCTTGCGCGACAAGCACTGGCAGCAGGCCCTGGCGCTGCTGCCCGAGCCCGGCGCCACCCAGGATCAGGAAATTCGCGAAGGCGCGCAAATGCGCTCGGCCCGCTGGGCACTGGATGACCGCGATGCCGGTGAATCCATGCAGCGCCTGGCCGATCTGCCTCAGGGCGCAAGCCGCCGCACGATTGCGCTGCGCATCAAGCTCAAGGCCGCCCGCCTGGCTGGCAATACCCAGGTGGCGCTGGATACCGCCCGCCTTCTGGCCAAACACCGCGCTTTTTCGCCCGCAGCATCGGCCAGCGTGGTGCGCGGCCTGCTGCTGGCCAGCATTCGTGATGCGCGCGACACCTCATCGCTGCAGCAGTTCTGGCTGTCACTCGATGAAGAAGAGCGCGCCATGCCCGAAGTCGCCATTCCCGCGACCGAGCGCCTGATTGCCCTGGGAGGCGAAGCCATCCAGGCCCGCGCCTGGCTGCTGCCCGTGTGGGAACACCTGCTGCCCCACGCCAGCCCACGCACCGAAGCCCATCTGCCCCAACTGGTGCAGGTGCTTCAGTCCTGCCTGAGCAAGCTGGACGCCGCCTGGCTGGCCCGCTTTGAAACCGCCGCCAACGCCAACCCACGTGAGCCGCGCCTGCAATATCTGGCCGGTGTGGCCTGCGTGCAGCGCCAGCTCTGGGGCAAGGCCCAGCAAATGCTAACCCGTGCTGCCCCCCTGCTACAGGAACCAGAACTACGCACCCGTGCCTGGCAGCGCCTGGCGCTGATGGCCGAGCACCGGGGGGATATGGAGGCCTCGGCCATTGCCTGGAAGCTGGCGGCGCAAGCCGTTGCGGTACTGCCAGAAAACCCGGCTCTGGACGAGTAA
- a CDS encoding cytochrome b yields the protein MNTVSALSTRRYSSTAIALHWVLALALIGIFGFGLYMTGLPFSPARLKYFNWHKWAGMTILILSVLRLVWRITHRPPELPEAITRTMPGWQRVAHHGVHHLMYALFFAIPLVGWMYSSAAGFPIVLFGQIPLPDLVGKSPELAEVLKPWHGYLAYALAALVVMHIAAVIKHQFIDRDGLLSRMIPR from the coding sequence ATGAACACCGTGTCCGCTCTCTCCACCCGCCGCTACAGCAGCACCGCCATCGCCCTGCACTGGGTACTGGCCCTTGCCTTGATCGGCATCTTTGGCTTCGGTCTTTACATGACTGGCCTGCCGTTCTCGCCCGCTCGCCTCAAATACTTCAACTGGCACAAGTGGGCAGGCATGACGATTCTGATTCTGTCCGTGCTGCGACTGGTCTGGCGCATCACCCACCGCCCGCCCGAGTTGCCCGAGGCCATCACCCGCACCATGCCAGGCTGGCAGCGTGTGGCCCACCATGGCGTGCACCACCTGATGTATGCGCTGTTCTTTGCCATCCCGCTGGTGGGCTGGATGTACAGCTCGGCAGCTGGTTTCCCCATCGTACTGTTTGGCCAGATTCCTCTGCCCGACCTGGTGGGCAAGAGCCCTGAACTGGCTGAGGTGCTCAAGCCCTGGCACGGTTATCTGGCCTACGCCCTGGCCGCGCTGGTTGTCATGCATATTGCCGCCGTGATCAAGCACCAGTTCATCGACCGCGACGGTTTGCTGTCCCGAATGATTCCAAGGTAA
- a CDS encoding YceI family protein, protein MKALFTTALIATAFLGSVAHAQQALVPAQSAVNFEAKQMGVPLKGHFKKFDAKVAFDATKPETSKIHFSVDMGSATMGAKETDAELPKADWFNVAKFPQATFDSSAVKALGGGKYQVEGTLTIKGSAQKVSLPVTLTQSGATTTATGTLPLKRLTFKIGDGDWKDTSMVADEVNVQFKLALSGVGKI, encoded by the coding sequence ATGAAAGCCCTCTTTACTACCGCTCTGATCGCTACTGCCTTCCTCGGCTCGGTCGCTCACGCTCAGCAAGCCCTGGTGCCCGCACAGAGTGCCGTCAACTTTGAAGCCAAGCAGATGGGTGTGCCCCTCAAAGGCCACTTCAAGAAGTTTGATGCCAAGGTGGCTTTTGACGCCACCAAGCCCGAAACCAGCAAGATTCACTTCAGCGTGGATATGGGCAGCGCCACCATGGGCGCCAAGGAAACCGATGCTGAGCTGCCCAAGGCAGACTGGTTCAATGTGGCCAAGTTCCCCCAAGCCACGTTTGACTCCAGCGCCGTCAAGGCGCTGGGCGGCGGCAAGTACCAGGTCGAAGGCACGCTGACCATCAAGGGCAGCGCACAAAAGGTGAGCCTGCCCGTGACGCTGACCCAGTCTGGCGCCACCACCACCGCCACCGGCACCCTGCCCCTCAAGCGCCTGACCTTCAAGATTGGCGACGGCGACTGGAAGGACACCTCCATGGTGGCCGACGAGGTCAATGTGCAGTTCAAGCTGGCCCTGAGCGGCGTCGGCAAGATTTAA
- a CDS encoding YceI family protein has protein sequence MRSALFALAAASLFASAVQAAPATYAIDPTHTFASFEIDHFGASTNRARFDKKTGSVEFDKAAKTGKVEVVLDMTSVNSGTPAFNKHLQSADIFNAEKFPEAKFVSDKFVFDGDKLKEVTGQLTMLGKTAPITIKSNKFTCYESPMLQKREVCGGDFEATIDRTQWGVNYGIPYGFPKEVRLVMQIEAVKQ, from the coding sequence ATGCGTTCTGCTCTGTTTGCTCTGGCTGCTGCCTCCCTGTTCGCCTCCGCTGTTCAAGCCGCTCCTGCGACTTACGCCATCGACCCGACCCACACTTTCGCAAGCTTTGAGATCGACCACTTCGGTGCCTCGACCAACCGTGCCCGCTTCGACAAGAAGACTGGCTCGGTCGAATTCGACAAAGCCGCCAAGACTGGCAAGGTCGAAGTGGTTCTGGACATGACTTCGGTCAACTCTGGCACACCGGCTTTCAACAAGCACCTGCAAAGCGCAGACATCTTCAACGCTGAAAAATTCCCCGAAGCCAAGTTTGTTTCCGACAAGTTTGTGTTTGACGGCGACAAGCTCAAGGAAGTCACCGGCCAGCTGACCATGCTGGGCAAGACGGCCCCCATCACCATCAAGTCCAACAAATTCACCTGCTACGAAAGCCCCATGCTGCAAAAGCGTGAAGTCTGCGGCGGCGACTTTGAAGCCACCATCGACCGCACCCAGTGGGGCGTTAACTACGGCATCCCTTACGGCTTCCCCAAGGAAGTGCGTCTGGTCATGCAGATCGAAGCCGTGAAGCAGTAA
- a CDS encoding VOC family protein yields MSTAPTPVYSQPKRVDMSGLPQPAAVQQLHHYAYKAKDAEETRHFYEDILGLPLYHIIQSDYVPSTGEYCPYTHFFFRLKDGSFIAFFDIGDDEAALPSPNTPIWINHISFRVDTVEELENTKARLQACGVEVLGVTDHHIFKSIYFFDPNGIRLELTAQLASAVQMQKESTTAHARLNEWTARKEQWRKERAEGKSAAPLKPQSNDRPEFVPTK; encoded by the coding sequence ATGAGCACAGCCCCAACCCCGGTTTACTCCCAGCCAAAACGCGTAGACATGAGCGGCCTGCCCCAGCCCGCCGCCGTGCAGCAACTGCACCACTACGCCTACAAGGCCAAGGATGCCGAGGAAACACGCCACTTCTACGAAGACATCCTGGGTCTGCCGCTGTATCACATCATCCAGAGCGACTATGTGCCCTCGACTGGCGAGTACTGCCCCTACACCCACTTCTTCTTCCGTCTGAAAGATGGCTCGTTCATTGCCTTCTTTGATATTGGTGACGACGAAGCGGCTCTGCCCTCGCCCAACACCCCCATCTGGATCAACCACATCTCCTTCCGCGTTGATACCGTGGAAGAGCTGGAAAACACCAAGGCCCGCCTGCAAGCCTGCGGCGTGGAAGTGCTGGGCGTGACCGACCACCACATCTTCAAGAGCATCTACTTCTTCGACCCCAATGGCATCCGTCTGGAGCTGACAGCCCAGCTGGCCAGCGCAGTGCAGATGCAAAAGGAAAGCACCACCGCCCACGCACGCCTGAACGAATGGACAGCGCGCAAGGAGCAATGGCGCAAGGAACGTGCCGAGGGTAAATCGGCAGCACCGCTCAAACCTCAGAGCAATGACCGCCCGGAATTTGTGCCCACGAAATAA